A part of Escherichia marmotae genomic DNA contains:
- the sohB gene encoding protease SohB, with protein MELLSEYGLFLAKIVTVVVAIAAIAAIIVNVAQRNKRQRGELRVNNLSEQYKEMKEELAAALMDTHQQKQWHKAQKKKHKQEAKAAKARAKLGEVVTDSKPRVWVLDFKGSMDAHEVNSLREEVTAVLAAFKPRDQVVLRLESPGGMVHGYGLAASQLQRLRDKNIPLTVTVDKVAASGGYMMACVADKIVSAPFAIVGSIGVVAQMPNFNRFLKSKDIDIELHTAGQYKRTLTLLGENTEEGREKFREELNETHQLFKAFVKRMRPSLDIEEVATGEHWYGQQAVEKGLVDEINTSDEVILSLMEGREVVNVRYMQRKRLIDRFTGSAAESVDRLLLRWWQRGQKPLM; from the coding sequence GTGGAATTGTTGTCTGAATATGGTTTGTTTTTGGCGAAAATTGTCACTGTTGTGGTGGCGATTGCGGCTATTGCCGCCATTATTGTCAATGTTGCCCAACGTAATAAGCGCCAGCGTGGCGAGTTACGGGTTAATAATCTCAGCGAACAATATAAGGAGATGAAAGAAGAACTGGCCGCAGCGCTGATGGATACACATCAGCAAAAACAGTGGCATAAAGCGCAGAAGAAAAAGCACAAGCAAGAAGCGAAAGCAGCGAAAGCGAGAGCCAAACTGGGCGAGGTGGTGACTGACAGTAAGCCCCGTGTCTGGGTGCTGGATTTCAAAGGCAGCATGGACGCGCATGAAGTGAACTCGCTGCGTGAAGAGGTCACTGCGGTACTCGCGGCATTTAAGCCGCGTGACCAGGTGGTTTTGCGTCTGGAAAGCCCCGGCGGTATGGTTCATGGTTACGGTCTGGCAGCCTCGCAGTTGCAGCGTCTGCGCGATAAAAACATTCCTTTAACCGTTACGGTAGACAAAGTGGCTGCCAGCGGCGGCTACATGATGGCCTGTGTTGCGGATAAAATTGTTTCCGCACCGTTTGCCATTGTTGGCTCCATCGGTGTGGTGGCGCAAATGCCCAACTTTAACCGCTTCCTGAAAAGTAAAGATATTGATATCGAACTGCATACTGCCGGGCAATATAAGCGGACGTTGACATTGCTGGGTGAAAACACCGAAGAAGGGCGTGAGAAATTCCGTGAAGAACTGAACGAAACACATCAGCTATTTAAAGCTTTTGTAAAACGTATGCGTCCGTCTCTGGATATTGAAGAGGTGGCTACTGGCGAACACTGGTACGGGCAACAGGCGGTAGAGAAAGGTCTGGTTGACGAAATAAACACCAGTGATGAAGTGATTCTGAGTCTGATGGAAGGCCGTGAAGTGGTTAACGTGCGTTATATGCAGCGTAAACGGTTAATAGACCGATTTACCGGCAGTGCGGCAGAGAGCGTCGACCGATTGTTGTTACGCTGGTGGCAGCGCGGGCAAAAGCCTTTGATGTAA
- a CDS encoding IS256-like element IS1414 family transposase, which produces MDEKQLQALANELAKNLKTPEDLSQFDRLLKKLSVEAALNAEMTHHPGYEKNQSRPGANSRNGFSTKTVITGDGPLELRTPRDRDGTFEPQLVKKNQTRITGMDNQILSLYAKGMTTREIAAAFKELYDADVSPALISKVTDAVMEQVVEWQNRPLDAVYPIVYLDCIVLKVRQDSRVINKSVFLALGINIEGQKELLGMWLAENEGAKFWLNVLTELKNRGLNDILIACVDGLKGFPDAINTVYPKARIQLCIVHMVRNSLRFVSWKDYKAVTRDLKAIYQAPTEEAGQQALEAFAAAWDCRYPQISRSWQANWPNLATFFAYPTDIRKVIYTTNAIESLNSVIRHALKKRKVFPTDDSVKKVVWLAIQSASQKWTMPLKDWRMAMSRFIIEFGDRLDGHF; this is translated from the coding sequence ATGGACGAAAAACAGTTACAGGCTCTGGCTAACGAACTGGCCAAAAACCTCAAAACCCCTGAAGACCTCAGTCAGTTTGATCGGCTGCTGAAAAAGCTCAGCGTTGAAGCCGCTCTCAATGCAGAGATGACACACCATCCTGGGTATGAGAAAAATCAGTCCAGACCAGGAGCTAACTCCCGCAACGGTTTTTCCACAAAGACCGTTATCACAGGCGACGGTCCACTGGAACTGCGTACTCCGCGCGATCGTGACGGTACCTTCGAACCACAACTGGTAAAGAAAAATCAGACCCGTATTACCGGGATGGATAACCAGATCCTCTCGTTGTATGCCAAAGGGATGACCACCCGTGAGATAGCTGCTGCGTTCAAAGAACTGTATGACGCAGATGTTTCACCGGCACTGATATCAAAGGTTACCGATGCCGTGATGGAGCAGGTTGTAGAATGGCAAAACCGACCACTGGATGCTGTTTACCCCATTGTTTATCTTGACTGTATCGTCCTGAAAGTTCGGCAGGACAGTCGCGTCATCAACAAATCGGTGTTCCTGGCACTGGGCATCAATATCGAAGGTCAGAAAGAACTGCTGGGTATGTGGCTGGCCGAAAATGAAGGGGCGAAGTTCTGGCTCAATGTGCTGACTGAACTGAAAAACCGCGGTCTGAACGATATCCTCATCGCCTGTGTGGATGGCCTGAAAGGCTTCCCGGATGCCATCAACACAGTATATCCGAAGGCCCGCATCCAGTTATGCATCGTGCATATGGTGCGCAACAGCCTGCGCTTCGTGTCATGGAAGGACTACAAAGCCGTCACTCGCGACCTGAAAGCGATTTATCAGGCTCCCACGGAAGAGGCAGGCCAGCAGGCACTGGAAGCGTTCGCTGCGGCCTGGGACTGTCGCTATCCTCAGATAAGCCGAAGCTGGCAGGCTAACTGGCCGAATCTTGCCACGTTCTTCGCTTATCCAACGGACATCCGCAAAGTGATCTATACGACGAATGCCATCGAGTCGCTAAACAGCGTGATCCGCCATGCGCTCAAAAAGCGTAAAGTGTTCCCGACAGACGACTCGGTGAAAAAAGTGGTGTGGCTGGCAATCCAGTCTGCGTCCCAGAAATGGACGATGCCGTTGAAGGACTGGCGAATGGCAATGAGCCGCTTTATTATCGAGTTCGGTGACCGCCTGGACGGTCACTTCTGA